A stretch of Enterobacter cloacae complex sp. ECNIH7 DNA encodes these proteins:
- the uspA gene encoding universal stress protein UspA yields MAYKHILIAVDLSPESKVLVDKAVSMARPYNAKVSLIHVDVNYSDLYTGLIDVNLGDMQKRISEETHHALSELSTNAGYPITETLSGSGDLGQVLVDAIKKYDMDLVVCGHHQDFWSKLMSSARQLINTVHVDMLIVPLRDEEDE; encoded by the coding sequence ATGGCTTACAAACACATTCTCATCGCGGTAGACCTCTCCCCTGAGAGCAAAGTGCTGGTTGATAAAGCGGTATCCATGGCACGTCCCTACAATGCGAAAGTTTCGCTGATTCACGTTGACGTGAATTACTCCGACCTCTACACCGGTCTGATCGACGTGAATCTTGGCGATATGCAGAAACGCATTTCCGAAGAGACTCACCATGCCCTGAGCGAACTCTCCACCAACGCGGGCTATCCAATTACCGAAACCCTTAGCGGCAGCGGCGATCTGGGCCAGGTGCTGGTTGATGCGATCAAGAAATACGATATGGACCTGGTGGTTTGCGGTCACCATCAGGACTTCTGGAGCAAGCTGATGTCTTCAGCGCGCCAGCTGATTAACACCGTTCACGTGGATATGCTGATTGTTCCACTGCGTGACGAAGAAGACGAATAA
- the rsmJ gene encoding 16S rRNA (guanine(1516)-N(2))-methyltransferase RsmJ, translated as MKICLVDETGAGDGALSVLAARWGLEHDEENLMALVMTPEHLELRKRDEPKLGGIFVDFVGGAMAHRRKFGGGRGEAVAKAVGIKGSYLPDVVDATAGLGRDAFVLASVGCRVRMLERNPVVAALLDDGLSRGYADPEIGPWLQERLQLIHASSLTVLTDITPRPQVVYLDPMFPHKQKSALVKKEMRVFQSLVGPDLDADGLLAPARQLATKRVVVKRPDYAPPLANVATTNAVTTKGHRFDIYPGTPE; from the coding sequence GTGAAGATCTGCTTAGTTGATGAAACAGGCGCCGGAGACGGCGCCTTATCTGTTCTGGCGGCCCGCTGGGGGCTGGAGCACGATGAAGAAAACCTGATGGCGCTGGTGATGACGCCGGAACATCTCGAATTACGCAAGCGCGACGAACCGAAGCTCGGCGGGATTTTCGTCGACTTTGTCGGCGGCGCGATGGCGCACCGGCGCAAGTTCGGCGGCGGTCGCGGCGAAGCGGTGGCCAAAGCGGTCGGCATCAAAGGGAGCTACCTCCCGGACGTGGTCGATGCCACGGCGGGGCTGGGGCGCGATGCGTTTGTGCTGGCGTCTGTCGGCTGCCGCGTGCGGATGCTGGAGCGCAATCCGGTGGTGGCAGCCCTGCTCGACGACGGTCTGAGCCGTGGCTACGCGGACCCGGAAATCGGGCCGTGGTTGCAGGAACGATTGCAGCTGATTCATGCCTCGAGCCTGACGGTGCTGACCGATATCACCCCGCGCCCGCAGGTGGTCTATCTCGACCCGATGTTCCCGCACAAGCAGAAAAGCGCGCTGGTGAAGAAAGAGATGCGGGTGTTTCAGTCTCTGGTGGGGCCTGATCTGGATGCGGATGGCCTGCTGGCGCCGGCTCGCCAGCTGGCGACGAAGCGGGTGGTGGTGAAGCGCCCTGACTATGCGCCGCCGCTGGCGAACGTTGCGACCACTAACGCGGTGACCACCAAAGGGCACCGGTTTGATATTTATCCGGGTACGCCGGAATAA
- the prlC gene encoding oligopeptidase A yields the protein MTNPLLTPFSLPPFSKILPEHVVPAVTQSLDNCRAAVESVVAQGAPYTWENLCQPLAEVDDVLGRIFSPVSHLNSVKNSPELREAYEQTLPLLSEYSTWVGQHEGLYKAYRDLRDGDHYAELSTAQKKSVDNALRDFELSGIGLPKEKQTRYGEIAARLSELGNQYSNNVLDATMGWTKLITDEAMLSGMPESALAAAKAQAEAKEQDGFLLTLDIPSYLPVMTYCDNQALREEMYRAYSTRASDQGPNAGKWDNSPVMAEILALRHELAQLLGFENYADKSLATKMAENPQQVLDFLTDLAKRARPQGEKELAQLRAFAKAEFGVDELQPWDIAYYSEKQKQHLYSISDEQLRPYFPENKAVNGLFEVVKRIYGITAKERTDIDVWHPDVRFFELYDEKNELRGSFYLDLYARENKRGGAWMDDCVGQMRKADGSLQKPVAYLTCNFNRPVSGKPALFTHDEVITLFHEFGHGLHHMLTRIETAGVAGISGVPWDAVELPSQFMENWCWEPDALAFISGHYETGEPLPKELLDKMLAAKNYQAAMFILRQLEFGLFDFRLHAEFSPEQGAKILETLAEIKKQVAVIPGPTWGRFPHAFSHIFAGGYAAGYYSYLWADVLAADAFSRFEEEGIFNRETGQSFLDNILTRGGSEEPMVLFKRFRGREPQLDAMLEHYGIKG from the coding sequence ATGACCAATCCATTACTGACGCCTTTTTCGTTGCCGCCGTTTTCTAAAATCCTCCCTGAGCATGTGGTTCCAGCCGTTACGCAATCGCTGGACAACTGCCGCGCGGCGGTAGAAAGCGTGGTAGCGCAGGGCGCGCCGTACACCTGGGAAAATCTGTGTCAGCCGCTGGCCGAAGTGGACGACGTGCTGGGACGTATCTTCTCCCCGGTGAGCCACCTGAACTCGGTAAAAAACAGCCCGGAACTGCGCGAAGCCTACGAACAGACCCTGCCGCTGCTCTCTGAGTACAGCACCTGGGTCGGCCAGCACGAAGGGCTGTACAAAGCCTACCGCGACCTGCGCGACGGCGACCACTATGCCGAACTGAGCACGGCGCAGAAAAAATCGGTCGATAACGCCCTGCGTGATTTTGAGCTGTCCGGGATTGGCCTGCCAAAAGAGAAGCAGACCCGCTATGGCGAAATCGCCGCGCGCCTGTCCGAGCTGGGCAACCAGTACAGCAACAACGTGCTCGACGCCACCATGGGCTGGACGAAGCTGATTACCGACGAAGCTATGCTTTCCGGTATGCCGGAAAGCGCGCTGGCGGCGGCAAAAGCCCAGGCTGAAGCGAAAGAGCAGGACGGTTTCCTGTTAACGCTGGATATCCCGAGCTATCTGCCGGTGATGACCTACTGCGACAACCAGGCCCTGCGCGAAGAGATGTACCGTGCGTACAGCACCCGCGCCTCCGATCAGGGGCCGAATGCCGGTAAGTGGGACAACAGCCCGGTAATGGCGGAAATCCTCGCCCTGCGTCACGAGCTGGCGCAGCTGCTGGGCTTCGAAAACTACGCCGATAAATCCCTCGCCACCAAAATGGCGGAGAACCCGCAGCAGGTGCTCGACTTCCTGACCGATCTGGCGAAACGCGCCCGTCCGCAGGGTGAGAAAGAGCTGGCCCAGCTGCGCGCCTTCGCGAAAGCCGAGTTCGGCGTGGACGAGCTGCAGCCGTGGGATATCGCGTACTACAGCGAAAAACAGAAGCAGCACCTCTACAGCATCAGCGACGAGCAGCTGCGCCCGTACTTCCCGGAAAACAAAGCCGTTAACGGCCTGTTCGAAGTGGTAAAACGCATCTACGGCATCACCGCCAAAGAGCGTACCGATATCGACGTCTGGCACCCGGACGTGCGTTTCTTCGAGCTATATGACGAGAAAAACGAACTGCGCGGCAGCTTCTACCTCGATCTCTACGCGCGTGAGAACAAGCGCGGCGGGGCGTGGATGGACGACTGCGTGGGTCAGATGCGTAAAGCCGACGGTTCTCTGCAAAAGCCGGTCGCCTACCTGACCTGTAACTTCAACCGTCCGGTAAGCGGCAAACCGGCGCTGTTCACCCACGACGAAGTGATTACCCTGTTCCACGAGTTTGGTCATGGTCTGCACCATATGCTGACCCGCATCGAAACCGCAGGCGTGGCCGGTATCAGCGGCGTGCCGTGGGATGCCGTCGAGCTGCCAAGCCAGTTTATGGAAAACTGGTGCTGGGAGCCGGACGCGCTGGCGTTTATCTCCGGTCACTATGAGACCGGCGAGCCGCTGCCGAAAGAGCTGCTGGATAAAATGCTGGCGGCGAAAAACTACCAGGCGGCGATGTTCATCCTGCGCCAGCTGGAGTTCGGCCTGTTCGATTTCCGCCTGCACGCCGAGTTTAGCCCGGAGCAGGGCGCGAAAATCCTTGAGACCCTGGCCGAGATTAAAAAGCAGGTTGCCGTTATTCCAGGGCCAACCTGGGGCCGCTTCCCGCATGCCTTCAGCCACATCTTCGCAGGCGGCTACGCGGCGGGCTACTACAGCTACCTGTGGGCCGACGTGCTGGCGGCAGATGCCTTCTCCCGTTTCGAAGAAGAGGGGATCTTCAACCGCGAAACCGGCCAGTCGTTCCTCGATAACATCCTGACCCGCGGCGGGTCTGAAGAGCCAATGGTGCTGTTCAAACGCTTCCGCGGACGCGAGCCGCAGCTGGATGCGATGCTTGAGCATTACGGGATCAAAGGCTGA
- a CDS encoding 23S rRNA (adenine(2030)-N(6))-methyltransferase RlmJ — protein sequence MLSYRHSFHAGNHADVLKHTVQSLIIESLKEKEKPFLYLDTHAGAGRYQLSGEHAERTGEYLEGIARIWQQDDLPAELEPYIGVVNHFNRNGQLRYYPGSPLIARQLLREQDSLQLTELHPSDYPLLRSEFQKDSRARVEKSDGYQQLKAKLPPVSRRGLVLIDPPYEIKTDYQAVVTGIHEGYKRFATGTYALWYPVVLRAQIKRMIKDLEATGIRKILQIELAVRPDSDQRGMTASGMIVINPPWKLEAQMNNVLPWLHKTLVPAGTGHATVSWIVPE from the coding sequence ATGCTCAGTTATCGCCACAGCTTCCACGCAGGCAACCACGCCGACGTCCTTAAACACACCGTTCAGAGCCTGATCATCGAATCGCTCAAAGAGAAAGAGAAGCCGTTTCTCTATCTGGACACGCACGCGGGCGCGGGCCGTTATCAGCTGAGCGGCGAGCATGCCGAGCGTACCGGTGAATATCTGGAAGGGATTGCCCGCATCTGGCAGCAGGACGACCTGCCTGCCGAGCTGGAGCCGTACATCGGCGTGGTGAATCACTTCAACCGTAACGGCCAGCTGCGCTACTACCCTGGCTCACCGCTGATTGCTCGCCAGCTGCTGCGCGAGCAGGACAGCCTCCAGCTGACCGAACTGCATCCGAGCGATTACCCGCTACTGCGTTCCGAATTTCAGAAAGACAGCCGCGCCCGCGTGGAAAAATCCGACGGTTACCAGCAGCTGAAAGCCAAGCTGCCGCCGGTTTCCCGCCGCGGCCTGGTGCTGATCGACCCGCCGTACGAAATCAAAACCGACTATCAGGCGGTGGTAACCGGTATCCACGAAGGCTACAAACGCTTTGCTACCGGCACCTATGCCCTGTGGTACCCGGTGGTGCTGCGCGCGCAAATCAAACGTATGATCAAAGACCTGGAAGCGACCGGCATCCGTAAGATCCTGCAGATCGAGCTGGCGGTACGCCCTGACAGCGATCAGCGCGGCATGACCGCCTCCGGCATGATTGTGATCAACCCGCCGTGGAAGCTTGAAGCGCAGATGAACAACGTGCTGCCGTGGCTGCATAAAACGCTGGTGCCAGCGGGTACAGGCCACGCCACCGTCAGTTGGATCGTGCCGGAGTAA
- the gorA gene encoding glutathione-disulfide reductase: MTKHYDYIAIGGGSGGIASINRAAMYGQKCALIEAKALGGTCVNVGCVPKKVMWHAAQIREAIHMYGPDYGFDTTINHFDWEKLIASRTAYIDRIHTSYDNVLGKNNVDVIHGFARFVDAKTIEVNGETITADHILIATGGRPSHPNIPGVEYGIDSDGFFELPALPKRVAVVGAGYIAVELAGVINGLGAEAHLFVRKHAPLRSFDPLIVDTLVEVMNTEGPTLHTNAVPKAVVKNADGSLTLELEDGRSQTVDCLIWAIGREPANDNFNLGVTGVKTDEKGYIVVDKFQNTSVPGIYAVGDNTGAVELTPVAVAAGRRLSERLFNNKPDEHLDYSNIPTVVFSHPPIGTVGLTEPQAREQYGDDQVKVYKSAFTAMYTAVTSHRQPCRMKLVCVGPEEKIVGIHGIGFGMDEILQGFAVALKMGATKKDFDNTVAIHPTAAEEFVTMR; this comes from the coding sequence ATGACTAAGCATTATGACTACATCGCCATCGGCGGCGGCAGCGGCGGCATCGCCTCCATCAACCGTGCGGCCATGTACGGCCAGAAGTGCGCGCTGATTGAAGCCAAAGCGCTGGGCGGCACCTGCGTGAACGTGGGTTGTGTACCGAAGAAAGTGATGTGGCATGCGGCGCAGATCCGTGAAGCTATCCATATGTATGGCCCGGACTACGGCTTTGACACCACCATCAACCACTTCGACTGGGAAAAACTGATCGCCAGCCGTACCGCCTACATCGACCGCATTCACACCTCGTACGACAACGTGCTGGGTAAAAATAACGTTGACGTTATCCACGGTTTCGCCCGCTTTGTGGACGCGAAAACGATCGAAGTGAACGGCGAGACGATCACCGCCGATCACATCCTGATCGCCACCGGCGGTCGTCCGAGCCACCCGAACATCCCGGGCGTGGAATACGGCATCGACTCCGACGGTTTCTTCGAACTGCCTGCCCTGCCAAAACGCGTTGCCGTTGTTGGCGCGGGTTACATTGCGGTGGAACTGGCCGGCGTGATTAACGGCCTGGGCGCGGAAGCACACCTGTTCGTACGTAAACACGCGCCGCTGCGCAGCTTTGACCCGCTGATTGTCGATACGCTGGTTGAAGTGATGAACACCGAAGGCCCGACCCTGCACACCAACGCCGTGCCAAAAGCGGTGGTGAAAAACGCGGACGGCAGCCTGACGCTTGAGCTGGAAGATGGCCGCAGCCAGACCGTCGATTGCCTGATCTGGGCGATTGGCCGTGAACCTGCGAACGATAACTTCAACCTGGGCGTGACGGGCGTAAAAACCGACGAAAAAGGCTATATCGTCGTCGATAAATTCCAGAACACCAGCGTACCGGGCATTTATGCGGTCGGCGACAACACCGGCGCGGTTGAGCTGACGCCGGTCGCCGTTGCGGCGGGTCGTCGTCTCTCCGAGCGCCTGTTCAACAACAAGCCGGACGAGCATCTGGACTACAGCAACATCCCGACCGTGGTTTTCAGCCACCCGCCAATCGGCACCGTCGGCTTAACCGAGCCGCAGGCGCGTGAGCAGTACGGCGACGACCAGGTGAAAGTGTATAAATCGGCATTTACCGCGATGTACACCGCCGTCACCTCTCACCGTCAGCCGTGCCGCATGAAGCTGGTCTGCGTCGGTCCGGAAGAGAAGATTGTCGGTATCCACGGCATCGGTTTTGGTATGGACGAGATCCTGCAGGGCTTCGCCGTGGCGCTGAAGATGGGCGCAACCAAGAAAGACTTCGACAACACGGTGGCCATCCACCCGACGGCCGCGGAAGAGTTTGTTACTATGCGTTAA
- a CDS encoding alpha,alpha-trehalase, which produces MFNQKLQATENIEFEIAEELRYETDPCELKLDEMIEAEPEPEMIEGLPASDALTPADRYLELFEHVQSTRLFADSKTFPDCAPKMDPLDILIRYRKVRRHRDFDLRQFVENHFWMPETYGTEYVSDPGLSLKEHIDNLWPVLTREPQDHIPWSSLLALPQAYIVPGGRFSETYYWDSYFSMLGLAESGRNDLLKCMADNFAWLIERYGHIPNGNRTYYLSRSQPPVFALMVELFEEDGVRGAKRYLDHLKMEYAFWMDGAESLLLNQAYRSAVRMPDGSLLNRYWDDRDTPRDESWIEDVETARHSGRPPNEVYRDLRAGAASGWDYSSRWLRDPSRLASIRTTQFIPIDLNAFLFKLESAIANISASKGDKETAEAFRQKANDRRAAVNRYLWDEESGCYRDYDWRREELALFSAASIVPLYVGMATHEQAERLSDAVKSRLLTPGGILATEYETSEQWDKPNGWAPLQWMAIQGFKQYGNDSLGDEIAWSWLHTVNHFYKTHHKLIEKYHIASSTPREGGGGEYPLQDGFGWTNGVVRRLIGLYGEP; this is translated from the coding sequence ATGTTCAACCAGAAACTACAGGCTACCGAGAACATCGAGTTCGAGATTGCAGAAGAGCTGCGCTACGAGACCGATCCCTGCGAGTTGAAACTGGATGAAATGATTGAGGCGGAGCCGGAACCCGAAATGATCGAGGGGCTCCCCGCCTCCGATGCGTTGACGCCCGCAGACCGCTATCTTGAACTGTTCGAGCATGTGCAGTCGACGCGGCTGTTTGCGGACAGTAAAACCTTCCCCGACTGCGCGCCGAAGATGGATCCGTTAGATATCCTGATCCGCTACCGCAAGGTCAGACGCCACCGGGATTTCGACCTGCGCCAGTTTGTGGAGAACCACTTCTGGATGCCGGAAACGTACGGCACAGAATATGTCTCCGACCCGGGACTCTCCCTGAAAGAGCACATTGATAACCTGTGGCCGGTGCTGACGCGCGAGCCGCAGGATCATATTCCCTGGTCTTCCCTGCTGGCCCTGCCGCAGGCCTATATCGTCCCCGGCGGGCGATTCAGCGAGACCTACTACTGGGATTCCTATTTCTCCATGCTGGGGCTGGCGGAGAGTGGCCGTAACGATCTGCTCAAGTGTATGGCGGACAACTTTGCCTGGCTGATTGAACGCTACGGGCATATCCCCAACGGCAACCGCACCTATTATCTCAGCCGCTCGCAGCCGCCGGTCTTTGCCCTGATGGTGGAGCTGTTCGAGGAGGACGGCGTGCGCGGTGCGAAACGCTATCTGGATCACCTCAAAATGGAGTACGCCTTCTGGATGGACGGCGCGGAGTCGCTGCTGCTTAACCAGGCCTACCGCAGCGCCGTGCGCATGCCGGACGGTTCACTGCTCAACCGCTACTGGGACGACCGTGATACCCCGCGCGACGAATCGTGGATTGAGGACGTGGAAACTGCCCGCCACTCGGGTCGTCCGCCCAATGAGGTGTATCGCGACCTGCGCGCGGGTGCGGCGTCCGGCTGGGATTACTCGTCCCGCTGGCTGCGCGATCCGTCGCGGCTCGCCAGCATCCGCACGACGCAGTTTATCCCCATCGATCTGAACGCCTTCCTGTTCAAGCTGGAAAGCGCTATCGCCAACATCTCCGCGTCGAAAGGGGATAAAGAGACGGCAGAGGCGTTCCGCCAGAAAGCCAACGATCGCCGCGCGGCGGTGAACCGCTATCTGTGGGACGAGGAGAGCGGCTGCTACCGCGATTACGACTGGCGACGCGAAGAGCTGGCGCTGTTTTCTGCCGCCAGCATTGTGCCGCTGTATGTTGGAATGGCGACGCACGAGCAGGCAGAACGTTTGTCTGATGCGGTCAAATCGCGGCTGCTGACCCCAGGTGGAATTCTGGCGACCGAGTACGAAACCAGCGAGCAGTGGGATAAACCCAACGGCTGGGCGCCGCTGCAGTGGATGGCGATTCAGGGGTTCAAGCAGTACGGCAACGACTCGCTGGGCGATGAGATCGCCTGGAGCTGGCTGCATACGGTGAACCATTTTTATAAGACGCATCACAAGCTGATTGAGAAGTATCACATCGCCAGCAGCACGCCGCGCGAAGGCGGCGGGGGTGAGTATCCGCTGCAGGACGGTTTCGGCTGGACGAACGGCGTGGTGCGGCGGCTGATTGGGTTGTATGGGGAGCCTTAA
- a CDS encoding STY4199 family HEPN domain-containing protein, giving the protein MTLSTSHHIREQFEHCLAVIRHASVEILLLLNVHASEGKDPRWFLEQLDSARLALGGWGAVAKKLNLNDAEMSEFTLQLRLLQQRVPQYESGQDVSENQLIAAMRFVTALEHLRLQQPLLTYSTDLAPGSELQQQQAHKQVRAIELMIKGLIQQAWPDQVRLNNHLKTLFNADRVRRWLKLGEINDVLSGMMFSELAQMLVDKKEFSRYYASLFSDPSMLTLLVEPRKTLQTFLDDIRQIRNNITVQKTLSPAQIQLLDNYYAQIARPVQRAFEEGRTRVNPAGFMAVDASELHTFWEKAQKMDRVTGGDLFEVRDTIEKPTQRAPRTPEQREQLISGVLWGAVGVMVIAIVAGGFWLVTSSKPQPATASAAEAASPQEMRETPSSRETLTRMGVTWDENNFRSAINRNDTRVTLLFLQGGMDWKLSWTEEAMSAGYDDVLELMLRYRQNMVEEKPCRRFINTLSHAMSNGESLTSVRKEYLKAFCTVPAVVKRQQHDLDMATRRAQSQPDATTKKWQSIQTAIYEVIR; this is encoded by the coding sequence ATGACTCTCAGCACATCACATCATATTCGCGAACAGTTTGAACACTGTCTGGCGGTCATTCGCCATGCGTCGGTGGAAATTTTACTCCTTCTGAATGTACATGCTTCTGAGGGCAAAGATCCACGCTGGTTCCTGGAACAACTCGACAGCGCGCGATTAGCTCTGGGCGGCTGGGGAGCCGTTGCGAAAAAACTCAACCTGAATGATGCCGAGATGTCGGAATTTACGCTCCAGCTGCGCCTGCTGCAGCAGCGCGTTCCGCAGTATGAAAGCGGACAGGATGTGAGTGAAAACCAGCTTATTGCGGCGATGCGGTTTGTGACCGCTCTGGAACATCTTCGCCTGCAGCAGCCGCTGTTGACCTACAGCACTGACCTGGCACCGGGAAGCGAACTCCAGCAGCAGCAGGCGCACAAGCAGGTACGCGCGATTGAGCTGATGATTAAAGGGCTCATCCAGCAGGCCTGGCCCGATCAGGTGCGGCTGAACAACCATCTCAAGACCCTGTTTAACGCTGACCGCGTGCGGCGCTGGCTGAAGCTTGGCGAGATCAATGATGTCCTCAGCGGCATGATGTTCAGCGAACTGGCGCAGATGCTGGTGGATAAAAAAGAGTTCAGCCGCTATTACGCTTCGCTGTTCAGCGACCCGTCCATGCTGACGCTGCTGGTTGAACCGCGCAAAACGCTGCAAACCTTCCTCGATGACATTCGGCAAATCCGTAACAACATCACCGTCCAGAAAACGTTAAGCCCGGCGCAAATCCAGCTGCTGGATAACTACTACGCGCAGATCGCGCGGCCCGTTCAGCGCGCGTTTGAAGAGGGGAGAACGCGCGTCAATCCGGCCGGATTCATGGCGGTAGATGCCAGCGAATTGCATACCTTCTGGGAAAAGGCGCAGAAAATGGATCGGGTCACCGGTGGGGATCTGTTTGAAGTCCGTGACACCATTGAAAAGCCGACCCAGCGCGCGCCGCGTACCCCCGAACAACGCGAGCAGCTCATTTCCGGTGTGCTATGGGGGGCGGTTGGCGTCATGGTGATTGCTATCGTGGCGGGGGGCTTCTGGCTGGTGACCAGCAGCAAACCGCAGCCTGCAACCGCCAGCGCGGCTGAAGCGGCTTCTCCGCAGGAAATGCGCGAGACGCCTTCTTCGCGCGAAACGCTCACGCGCATGGGGGTCACCTGGGACGAGAATAATTTCCGCTCGGCCATTAACCGCAACGATACCCGCGTGACCCTGCTGTTTTTGCAGGGCGGCATGGACTGGAAGCTCTCCTGGACCGAAGAGGCGATGTCGGCAGGCTATGACGATGTGCTGGAGTTGATGTTACGCTACCGGCAGAACATGGTGGAAGAGAAGCCGTGCCGTCGCTTCATCAACACGCTCAGCCACGCCATGTCGAACGGCGAGTCTCTGACCTCGGTACGTAAAGAGTATCTCAAAGCTTTCTGCACCGTTCCTGCGGTGGTGAAACGCCAGCAGCACGATCTCGACATGGCCACACGCCGCGCGCAGTCGCAGCCGGATGCCACCACGAAAAAATGGCAGTCCATTCAGACTGCCATTTATGAGGTGATTCGCTAA
- a CDS encoding GNAT family N-acetyltransferase yields MPVLITSRLTCSPLQEQDWPFFLALQQHPDVMRFVAEDRPVAAIREAFDSRLAPWAPGSAHWLCLVVRDTASQAPLGVTGYIHREEDCAEVGFLFAPEAQGKGYGFESLKALCDYAFHQGGIRRLTATVTAGNVASRRLLEKARFRLEGELRESYYLAGRWQNDWLFGLLQQEYLNNNS; encoded by the coding sequence ATGCCAGTTTTAATTACCTCTCGCCTGACCTGTTCGCCCCTTCAGGAACAAGACTGGCCCTTTTTTCTGGCGCTACAGCAGCACCCGGACGTGATGCGCTTTGTGGCGGAAGATCGTCCCGTCGCGGCGATCCGCGAGGCGTTTGATTCGCGCCTGGCCCCATGGGCACCGGGCAGCGCCCACTGGCTTTGTCTCGTCGTACGTGACACCGCCTCACAGGCCCCGCTGGGCGTTACCGGGTATATTCATCGGGAGGAGGACTGCGCAGAAGTGGGCTTCCTTTTCGCACCCGAGGCGCAGGGGAAAGGTTACGGCTTTGAATCCCTGAAAGCGCTTTGCGATTACGCTTTTCATCAGGGCGGTATACGGCGACTCACCGCCACCGTCACCGCGGGAAATGTCGCGTCAAGACGCCTGCTGGAAAAAGCCCGCTTTCGCCTGGAAGGTGAATTACGCGAAAGCTATTACCTTGCGGGGCGCTGGCAAAATGACTGGCTATTTGGTTTATTACAGCAGGAATACCTGAATAATAATTCCTGA
- a CDS encoding SDR family NAD(P)-dependent oxidoreductase — MSERIALVTGGSRGLGKNAALKLAADGTGIVLTYNRSQQEALDVVHEIQQKGVNAAALQLNVGDITSFDHFARQLQETLKTVWQRETFDYLLNNAGTGLYAPYADTTEAQFDEALNIHFKGPFFLTQRLLPLLNDGGRILNVSSGLARFTQPGSGTYAAMKGAMEVLTRYQAKELGARGISVNIIAPGAIETDFGGGRVRDNAELNQLLASQTALGRVGLPDDIGDAIAALLSDKLGWMNAQRIEVSGGMFL; from the coding sequence ATGAGTGAACGTATCGCATTAGTGACGGGTGGTAGCCGTGGTCTGGGCAAAAACGCTGCGTTAAAGCTGGCGGCAGACGGCACGGGAATTGTCCTGACATACAACCGTAGCCAGCAGGAAGCGCTGGATGTTGTGCATGAAATTCAGCAAAAAGGCGTCAACGCAGCGGCATTACAGCTCAACGTCGGTGATATCACGAGTTTTGATCATTTTGCCCGACAGCTTCAGGAAACCCTTAAGACCGTCTGGCAGCGCGAAACCTTTGACTATTTATTGAACAATGCCGGAACGGGTTTATACGCGCCCTATGCCGACACGACGGAGGCTCAGTTTGATGAAGCGCTGAACATTCATTTCAAAGGACCTTTCTTCCTGACCCAGCGCCTGCTGCCGCTGCTTAACGACGGGGGTCGTATCCTCAACGTCTCCAGCGGGCTGGCCCGTTTTACCCAGCCGGGCTCAGGGACCTACGCGGCCATGAAGGGGGCGATGGAAGTGCTGACGCGTTATCAGGCGAAAGAGCTGGGCGCGCGCGGAATTTCCGTCAATATCATTGCGCCGGGCGCGATAGAAACTGACTTTGGAGGCGGACGCGTGCGCGACAACGCGGAGCTGAATCAGCTTCTGGCCTCGCAGACGGCGCTGGGACGGGTGGGGCTGCCGGACGATATTGGCGATGCCATTGCGGCACTGCTCAGCGATAAGCTGGGCTGGATGAATGCGCAACGTATTGAAGTATCAGGCGGTATGTTCCTGTGA